The Macrococcoides canis genome has a window encoding:
- the mecA gene encoding adaptor protein MecA, whose translation MRIERVNESTLKFYLTYTDIEARGFKRDDLWTSRKKGEEFFWSVMEEINQEEDFFIDGPLWIQVHAFDKGIEIVVTKSKNDDLQLPEDDSDLNIDEKVNDFINNSMHSDSELRDLLMRASEEPTEQFFIVHFDDLEDVIQFSYHNYEDVDIEDLLYMYEGKYYYYVEFDDHMSEDAIHSYIAHMLEYADETQISHEQLDEYGKIVMSHNVKRQVKQYFKQ comes from the coding sequence ATGAGAATAGAGCGAGTGAACGAATCAACTTTAAAATTTTATTTGACATATACAGATATTGAAGCGCGTGGTTTCAAACGTGATGATCTGTGGACGAGCCGTAAGAAAGGTGAGGAATTCTTCTGGTCTGTGATGGAAGAGATTAATCAGGAAGAGGATTTCTTTATTGATGGTCCGCTATGGATTCAAGTCCATGCCTTTGATAAAGGTATTGAGATTGTCGTTACAAAATCTAAGAATGATGATCTGCAGTTACCAGAAGATGATAGTGATTTAAATATAGATGAGAAAGTGAATGATTTTATCAATAATTCAATGCACAGCGATTCTGAGTTACGTGATTTACTAATGCGTGCTTCAGAAGAACCGACAGAACAGTTCTTTATTGTACACTTTGATGATCTGGAAGATGTGATACAGTTTAGTTATCATAACTATGAAGATGTAGACATCGAAGATTTATTGTATATGTATGAAGGTAAGTATTATTACTATGTAGAGTTTGATGACCATATGTCTGAAGATGCGATCCATAGCTATATTGCACATATGCTGGAATATGCAGATGAGACACAAATTTCCCATGAACAGCTT